From a single Bacillus pseudomycoides DSM 12442 genomic region:
- a CDS encoding ABC transporter permease: MKSFIIAWKDLKIRLIDRRGFMMMLLMPLLLTAILGSALSNILDSGGLPKTVIGYYQEGTDEFANIFQKDVLHSKEIKDDVKVEVVASQKELEDLLRKQKIDVGMIIPNEWSEHIKDGKLKEPKLITDPSKDIQAKIAESLIRSFSERVQTVAVSTKTVATDLAKAQPGNIEQVAKEVSANLQAVAASNTDGIEKGTIGKKTVAAMQYYAAAMLVMFLLYNITVGAKSIITEQRTETLARLSSTPTSSFAILLGKFLGTLLFACIQFGVFVVATYYAFHVNWGEDVSQIVVVGIAYAICVSGLSMLIAAFIREEKTADLMGGIGIQLLAILGGSMLPIYAFPDTLQTIANIAPNKWALTSFLNIMSGTSWYALLPVILSLSSAGIASVIIGTFRLRTR, encoded by the coding sequence ATGAAAAGTTTTATTATTGCATGGAAAGATTTAAAAATTCGTTTAATAGATCGGCGTGGATTTATGATGATGTTACTTATGCCACTTCTATTAACGGCTATTTTAGGATCAGCACTAAGTAACATATTAGATAGTGGTGGATTACCTAAAACGGTGATTGGTTATTATCAAGAAGGAACAGATGAGTTTGCAAATATATTTCAAAAAGATGTATTGCATTCAAAAGAGATTAAGGATGATGTGAAGGTAGAGGTCGTAGCTTCACAAAAAGAGCTGGAGGATCTGCTAAGAAAACAGAAAATTGATGTTGGAATGATTATCCCAAACGAGTGGAGTGAACATATAAAGGATGGAAAATTAAAAGAACCCAAATTGATTACTGATCCATCAAAAGATATACAAGCAAAAATAGCTGAATCGCTTATTCGTTCCTTCTCAGAGCGTGTGCAAACAGTTGCCGTTTCTACTAAGACTGTCGCAACAGATTTAGCAAAGGCACAGCCAGGAAATATAGAACAGGTTGCAAAAGAGGTAAGTGCTAATTTACAAGCAGTGGCGGCTTCGAATACGGATGGGATTGAAAAAGGAACAATCGGCAAAAAAACAGTGGCTGCGATGCAATATTATGCTGCAGCAATGTTAGTGATGTTTTTACTATATAACATAACAGTAGGAGCAAAATCTATTATAACAGAGCAACGAACTGAAACATTAGCAAGATTATCAAGTACACCGACAAGCTCTTTTGCCATATTATTAGGTAAATTTTTAGGTACATTACTATTTGCTTGTATTCAATTTGGAGTATTTGTAGTTGCTACTTATTACGCATTTCATGTGAATTGGGGTGAAGATGTTTCACAAATTGTAGTAGTAGGAATTGCTTATGCAATTTGTGTTTCTGGCTTATCTATGCTCATCGCAGCATTTATTCGTGAAGAAAAAACAGCGGATTTAATGGGTGGCATTGGAATTCAGTTGTTAGCTATATTAGGCGGATCTATGTTACCAATCTATGCATTTCCGGATACTCTTCAAACAATTGCTAACATCGCTCCGAATAAATGGGCACTTACAAGCTTTTTAAACATTATGTCGGGTACATCATGGTATGCGTTACTTCCAGTTATATTAAGTTTATCTAGTGCGGGTATTGCTTCCGTTATCATCGGAACTTTCCGTTTGCGTACGAGATAG
- a CDS encoding ABC transporter permease: MKKVWELCWLELKQILIKPQSYTLMFGMPIIFTLIFGGLLGGSGNEKVNISLVDQDGSTLSNSYYEEIKKSDLISIEKVTYEEAKQKIENKKSSGIVTIPKEFQKSMTDGKIEKVKFQSSADFTGGASVEQVLQSAMKKMEIEVAAARDSEKKGGMSWEKMYETIHTKKVEPVSLQKESIVPGEKKLNNVTGRAAGFSILFVMIVMLSATGTILKSRQLGVWYRLLGTPVSKAQILGGYILSFFLIGWIQFGTLMVLTNVLFDVQWGNLLGIIILVSVLLLAVIGLALLLASIVKTTEQQSALGNIVVISTCMISGLYWPIEIEPEWMQTAANFVPQTWAMRGFTELIARGGTLADIAGYIGILMLFAGVFFIIGLTRIRYD; this comes from the coding sequence ATGAAGAAAGTTTGGGAGCTTTGCTGGTTAGAGTTAAAACAAATCTTAATTAAGCCACAAAGCTATACACTCATGTTCGGAATGCCGATTATTTTCACACTCATTTTTGGCGGACTTTTAGGTGGAAGTGGAAACGAGAAAGTAAATATTAGTTTAGTAGACCAAGATGGATCTACATTATCCAACTCCTATTATGAGGAAATAAAGAAAAGTGATTTAATTTCTATAGAAAAGGTAACGTATGAGGAAGCGAAACAAAAAATCGAAAATAAGAAGTCCTCAGGTATTGTGACAATTCCAAAAGAATTTCAAAAGAGTATGACGGACGGGAAGATAGAGAAGGTTAAATTCCAATCAAGTGCTGATTTCACGGGAGGAGCTTCTGTAGAACAAGTATTACAAAGTGCAATGAAAAAGATGGAAATAGAAGTAGCGGCAGCAAGGGATTCAGAGAAAAAAGGAGGAATGTCTTGGGAAAAGATGTATGAAACGATTCATACAAAAAAGGTAGAACCAGTTTCACTTCAAAAGGAATCCATTGTACCTGGGGAGAAAAAGCTGAATAACGTAACAGGGCGAGCAGCAGGGTTTTCTATTCTTTTTGTAATGATTGTGATGCTAAGTGCGACAGGAACAATTTTAAAATCAAGACAACTTGGCGTTTGGTATCGTTTATTAGGAACGCCTGTTTCAAAGGCTCAAATACTTGGGGGATATATACTTTCCTTCTTTTTAATTGGATGGATTCAATTTGGAACTTTAATGGTATTAACGAATGTTTTGTTCGATGTACAGTGGGGAAATCTACTAGGGATAATCATACTTGTCTCAGTGTTATTGCTAGCGGTCATTGGTTTAGCACTATTATTAGCAAGTATTGTGAAAACAACGGAGCAGCAGTCAGCTTTAGGTAATATCGTTGTTATTTCAACTTGCATGATTAGTGGGCTGTATTGGCCAATTGAAATAGAACCAGAATGGATGCAAACCGCAGCGAACTTTGTTCCTCAAACTTGGGCAATGCGCGGGTTTACCGAATTGATTGCAAGAGGAGGGACATTGGCAGATATAGCAGGATATATTGGTATACTTATGTTATTTGCTGGTGTATTCTTTATAATCGGTTTAACAAGAATACGTTATGATTGA
- a CDS encoding ABC transporter substrate-binding protein, producing the protein MKKKTKKWAGVFSVLLSSSLVLSACGGQEDKASTEPTKQQDVKDLKIEKVAATDKSKNPEKAKQRKDTLILGISKPGGVFLPYFQENGWDGNVTSVIFASLVSTDKQGKPVPELAEKWDVSSDQLKYTFHLRKDLKFSDGSPLTADDVAFTLTLLHDKAYEGGTDILQYAIKGGKDYKEGKATSIEGIKVVNPQTIEITTEKVNSQALVNLGGPVLSKAYYGKDYKQNTSLNYLKDLYGKPMAAGPYKFEKYVPGQEVRFVANEHYYAGKPKVKNFIYKITTPDTNFQLFQTGETDYDGFAANNDNIEQLKSLGFANFNIETVSSYSFVYFNNKKPYLKDKKVRQALIYGLDRKKYVDTYFQGNASVANIPISPTSWAYDDKGINQYEYNVEKAKKLLDEAGWKVGSDGIREKDGQKLKLSYYAASGRKQEEVFIPIAKENYKALGVEFNPEIMDFNTLVSKVGKFDYDLAAVATSIISDPSEPVGEFESTHPDNSAGYSNPKVDELIKKGIETVDIEKRKPIYKELYKELSDDPPVILLNYRKSISAHNARVKGINPEKYDSISSNLPVLSIEQ; encoded by the coding sequence ATGAAGAAAAAGACAAAAAAATGGGCTGGTGTGTTTTCTGTTTTACTGAGTAGTTCGCTTGTGTTATCGGCTTGTGGGGGACAAGAGGATAAGGCTTCGACAGAGCCGACGAAACAGCAGGATGTGAAAGATTTAAAAATAGAGAAGGTTGCAGCGACAGATAAATCAAAAAATCCTGAGAAAGCGAAGCAGAGAAAAGATACACTTATTTTAGGGATTTCAAAACCTGGTGGTGTGTTCTTACCTTATTTCCAAGAGAATGGTTGGGACGGTAACGTAACATCAGTTATATTTGCGTCTCTTGTATCAACAGATAAGCAAGGGAAACCAGTTCCAGAGCTTGCAGAGAAATGGGATGTATCTTCTGATCAATTGAAGTATACGTTTCACTTACGAAAAGATTTAAAATTTAGTGATGGTTCACCGTTAACAGCAGATGATGTAGCATTTACATTAACATTGCTACATGATAAGGCTTATGAGGGTGGTACAGATATTTTACAATATGCAATTAAAGGTGGAAAAGATTATAAAGAAGGAAAAGCTACATCGATTGAAGGGATTAAAGTTGTTAATCCGCAAACAATTGAAATTACGACGGAAAAAGTAAACTCACAAGCGTTAGTAAACTTGGGAGGACCTGTCTTATCTAAGGCTTATTATGGAAAAGATTATAAGCAAAATACTAGCTTAAACTATTTAAAAGATTTATATGGTAAACCAATGGCAGCAGGGCCTTATAAATTTGAAAAGTATGTCCCAGGTCAAGAAGTAAGATTTGTAGCAAATGAACATTATTATGCTGGTAAGCCAAAAGTTAAAAACTTTATTTATAAAATTACAACACCTGACACGAATTTCCAGTTATTCCAAACAGGAGAAACGGACTATGATGGGTTTGCTGCGAATAATGACAATATTGAACAATTAAAGAGCTTAGGCTTTGCTAATTTCAATATTGAAACAGTGAGCTCATACTCATTCGTTTACTTTAATAATAAGAAGCCATACTTAAAAGATAAAAAAGTACGGCAAGCGCTTATTTACGGATTAGATCGTAAAAAATATGTAGATACATACTTCCAAGGAAATGCTTCTGTTGCGAATATACCGATTTCACCAACATCATGGGCATATGATGATAAGGGTATAAATCAATACGAATACAATGTAGAGAAAGCAAAAAAATTGTTAGATGAAGCTGGTTGGAAAGTTGGATCTGATGGTATTCGTGAAAAAGACGGGCAGAAATTAAAGTTGAGTTATTATGCGGCAAGTGGAAGAAAGCAAGAAGAGGTGTTTATACCAATTGCGAAAGAGAATTATAAGGCGTTAGGTGTGGAATTTAATCCAGAAATCATGGACTTTAATACACTTGTTTCGAAAGTTGGAAAGTTTGATTATGATTTAGCAGCTGTTGCAACATCGATCATTTCTGATCCGAGTGAACCTGTAGGTGAGTTTGAATCTACGCATCCAGATAATTCAGCGGGTTATAGTAACCCAAAAGTGGATGAATTAATTAAAAAAGGTATTGAAACAGTTGATATTGAAAAAAGAAAACCTATTTATAAAGAATTATATAAAGAATTAAGCGATGATCCCCCTGTCATTTTATTAAATTACCGTAAAAGTATTTCAGCACACAATGCACGTGTAAAAGGAATTAATCCAGAAAAATACGATAGCATTAGTTCAAACTTACCTGTTTTATCTATTGAACAATAG
- a CDS encoding ABC transporter permease has product MKTYLIRRFLQMIPTLFGTSIIIFFLFALLPGDYVDSNPKLTPERAQELRELYGLNKPIIERYFHWLGNALHGDFGFSLQYQEPVTSLLNKFIWNTFIVAVAALFFTWIIALIVGVISATKQHSWFDALVTIGVFAAMSFPSFFIGLFLIKVFAVDLHLLPIGGMIDIGSNSTGFTYILEVLRHMILPVFILTLLGVGSLTRYFRTSMLEVVRQDYIRTARAKGLKEKAVIYKHALKNAILPAITLLAFELPGLFSGAIIIEQIFNWPGIGTIQLEALSFRDYTVLMAFTMFLSCLTIIANFLADIVYVIVDPRIRLK; this is encoded by the coding sequence GTGAAAACATATCTCATTCGTAGGTTTCTACAAATGATTCCTACTTTGTTTGGTACATCTATTATTATTTTTTTCTTATTTGCTCTTCTGCCGGGAGATTATGTTGATTCGAATCCAAAGTTAACGCCAGAACGTGCACAGGAATTAAGAGAATTGTATGGATTAAATAAACCTATTATAGAAAGATACTTTCATTGGCTAGGTAATGCGCTACATGGTGATTTTGGTTTCTCGCTGCAATACCAAGAGCCTGTTACATCATTACTTAATAAATTTATTTGGAATACCTTTATTGTTGCTGTTGCAGCTTTATTTTTTACTTGGATCATTGCACTTATTGTGGGTGTTATTTCAGCAACAAAGCAACATTCATGGTTTGACGCACTTGTAACAATCGGTGTTTTTGCAGCGATGTCATTCCCATCATTCTTTATCGGTCTATTTTTAATTAAAGTATTTGCTGTTGATCTTCATTTATTACCGATTGGTGGGATGATTGATATAGGAAGTAATTCGACGGGTTTTACGTACATATTGGAAGTACTAAGGCACATGATTTTACCGGTATTTATTTTAACACTCCTTGGTGTCGGCTCATTGACTCGTTATTTTAGAACGAGCATGCTTGAGGTCGTAAGACAGGATTATATCCGTACTGCACGTGCAAAAGGATTGAAAGAAAAAGCCGTTATTTATAAACATGCACTAAAAAATGCGATTTTACCAGCAATCACATTACTTGCGTTTGAATTGCCGGGATTGTTCTCTGGTGCAATTATTATTGAACAAATTTTTAACTGGCCAGGAATTGGGACCATTCAATTAGAAGCGTTAAGTTTTCGGGATTATACGGTATTAATGGCATTTACAATGTTTCTCTCTTGCCTAACAATTATCGCAAACTTTTTAGCAGACATCGTTTATGTGATTGTCGATCCGCGTATTCGATTAAAGTAA